The following coding sequences lie in one Ictalurus furcatus strain D&B chromosome 7, Billie_1.0, whole genome shotgun sequence genomic window:
- the foxf2a gene encoding forkhead box protein F2a has protein sequence MTTETVQQQLDPPPSLRSSPVHSGLQSSRTVLESTTGANASKSKKSNSGMRRPEKPPYSYIALIVMAIQSSPTKRLTLSEIYQFLQARFPFFRGSYQGWKNSVRHNLSLNECFIKLPKGLGRPGKGHYWTIDPGSEFMFEEGSFRRRPRGFRRKCQTLKPMYRMMNGLGFGASVLPQNFDFQPPPAPLACHAGGYNLDAMASGAYDGLGAAAHHVPSASSAYMSPACQVTSSGGDYAHDNNGNSTGSGSSPLHSPPAMSGPLECPSPYTTAATAHWPTSAVSPYIKQSPLAAGSPTSSSSSGLHSGVAPYALEQSYLHHGARDAADISVGIPRYQSHSSPVCDRKDFVLNFNGIASFHPSAGGSYYHHHHHHHHHQLHHQGICQDIKPCVM, from the exons ATGACTACCGAAACCGTACAGCAGCAACTGGACCCTCCGCCTTCTCTGCGCTCGAGCCCCGTGCACTCCGGGCTCCAGAGCTCGCGCACGGTTCTGGAGAGCACCACTGGTGCAAACGCTTCCAAAAGCAAAAAGTCCAACTCAGGCATGAGACGCCCCGAGAAGCCACCCTACTCCTACATCGCCCTCATCGTAATGGCTATCCAAAGCTCGCCGACCAAACGCCTGACTCTAAGCGAGATCTACCAGTTCCTGCAGGCCCGTTTCCCGTTTTTCCGCGGCTCGTATCAAGGCTGGAAAAACTCTGTAAGGCACAACTTATCTCTCAACGAGTGTTTCATCAAGCTGCCCAAGGGCCTTGGGCGGCCCGGTAAGGGTCACTACTGGACCATCGACCCCGGTAGCGAGTTCATGTTCGAAGAAGGTTCGTTTCGTAGGCGCCCACGCGGTTTCCGTAGAAAGTGCCAAACTCTCAAGCCCATGTACCGTATGATGAACGGGCTCGGCTTCGGCGCCTCCGTGCTGCCGCAGAACTTCGACTTCCAGCCGCCACCGGCGCCGCTCGCGTGCCACGCCGGCGGCTACAACCTGGACGCCATGGCAAGCGGCGCTTATGACGGACTCGGCGCCGCGGCTCATCACGTACCGAGTGCGAGCTCTGCGTACATGTCCCCTGCGTGCCAGGTCACCTCGAGCGGCGGCGACTACGCGCACGACAACAACGGCAACAGCACCGGAAGCGGCAGCAGTCCGCTTCATTCACCGCCGGCCATGAGTGGACCTCTGGAGTGTCCTTCACCGTATACCACCGCCGCCACCGCGCACTGGCCTACATCCGCCGTGTCGCCCTACATCAAGCAGTCTCCTCTGGCTGCAGGCAGCCCgacatcatcctcatcctccggTTTACACTCGGGTGTGGCACCATACGCCCTCGAACAGAGCTACCTGCACCACGGAGCCAGAGACGCAGCAGATATCTCAG tgGGAATCCCTCGGTATCAGTCTCACTCTTCTCCAGTGTGCGACAGGAAAGACTTTGTGTTGAACTTTAATGGCATCGCATCTTTTCACCCGAGTGCTGGAGGATCTTactaccatcatcaccaccaccatcatcatcatcaactacACCACCAAGGAATCTGTCAAGACATCAAGCCGTGTGTAATGTAG
- the foxq1a gene encoding forkhead box protein Q1a: MKLEVFRGAHLHAKAPETCSDAETSVPSPLSGEDELGSDGDCAAHSPCAPVASSAAMSSAAARIEGKDKGKPYTRRPKPPYSYIALIAMAIRDSSSGRLTLAEINDYLMRKFPFFRGTYTGWRNSVRHNLSLNDCFLKVLRDPSRPWGKDNYWMLNPHSEYTFADGVFRRRRKRIGKKAGREQDESANRASTDSINAPSASTKFTSPFAIDSILSRPFRKREQPEHCVPEDVAAATWPGRAPVPSPYVTRGAPLHAMVDASAAVHTLRAYGMMGVAFEDLAAGVRHDRDFLSVPLGSESRVPVPRVTPTNASTKVRAFHPFQIDYLLS; this comes from the coding sequence ATGAAGCTGGAGGTTTTCCGCGGCGCGCATCTCCACGCAAAAGCACCGGAGACGTGCAGCGACGCCGAGACCAGCGTGCCGTCTCCGCTCTCCGGGGAAGACGAATTAGGATCAGATGGCGACTGCGCAGCGCACAGCCCGTGCGCACCTGTCGCGTCTTCCGCCGCCATGTCCTCTGCAGCAGCGCGCATCGAGGGTAAGGACAAGGGCAAGCCGTACACGCGCAGACCAAAGCCGCCGTACTCGTACATCGCCCTGATCGCCATGGCCATCCGTGACTCCAGCTCGGGCCGCCTGACGCTCGCCGAGATCAACGACTACCTCATGCGCAAGTTCCCGTTCTTCCGCGGCACGTACACGGGCTGGCGCAACTCGGTGCGCCACAACCTGTCGCTGAACGACTGCTTCCTGAAGGTGCTGCGCGACCCCTCGCGCCCCTGGGGCAAAGACAACTACTGGATGCTGAACCCGCACAGCGAGTACACGTTTGCCGACGGCGTGTTCCGGCGACGCAGGAAGCGCATCGGCAAAAAAGCGGGCCGGGAGCAGGACGAGAGCGCAAACCGAGCCTCCACAGACTCTATAAATGCGCCCTCGGCCTCAACCAAGTTCACAAGCCCGTTCGCCATCGACAGCATCTTGAGCCGACCTTTCCGTAAAAGGGAGCAGCCGGAGCACTGCGTGCCAGAGGACGTCGCTGCGGCCACTTGGCCTGGGCGCGCCCCCGTACCGTCGCCTTACGTCACGCGCGGCGCACCACTTCACGCGATGGTCGATGCGAGCGCAGCGGTGCACACACTCCGCGCCTACGGCATGATGGGCGTCGCGTTTGAGGACTTGGCCGCCGGGGTCCGGCATGACAGAGACTTTCTCAGCGTTCCACTGGGCTCAGAGTCCCGAGTTCCGGTCCCGAGGGTCACACCGACCAACGCGTCCACCAAAGTCAGAGCCTTTCACCCTTTTCAAATAGACTACTTATTATCCTAA